The DNA window CTGTTTGCTACCCACGCTTTCGCACCACAGTGTCAGTATTTGTCCAGGAAGCCGCCTTCGCCACTGATGTTCCTTCAGATATCTACGCATTTCACCGCTACACCTGAAATTCCGCTTCCCTCTACAATACTCTAGCTTGACAGTATCGAGTGCAATTCCCAGGTTGAGCCCGGGGCTTTCACATCCGACTTATCAAACCACCTACATGCGCTTTACGCCCAGTAATTCCGATTAACGCTCGCACCCTCTGTATTACCGCGGCTGCTGGCACAGAGTTAGCCGGTGCTTCTTCTTCTGGTAACGTCAAGACTCACAGTTATTAACCGTAATCTTTTCTTCCCAGCCGAAAGGGCTTTACAACCCGAAGGCCTTCTTCACCCACGCGGCATTGCTGGATCAGGGTTGCCCCCATTGTCCAATATTCCCCACTGCTGCCTCCCGTAGGAGTCTGGGCCGTGTCTCAGTCCCAGTGTGACTGATCATCCTCTCAGACCAGTTACCCGTCGTAGCCTTGGTGAGCCGTTACCTCACCAACAAGCTGATAGGACATGGGCTCATCCATCAGTGCGAGGTCTTGCGATCCCCCGCTTTCCCCCGTAGGGCGTATGCGGTATTAGCTCGGATTTCTCCGAGTTATCCCCCGCTGATGGGCAGATTCCCATGTATTACTCACCCGTCCGCCACTCGTCAGCGCCCGAAGGCCTGTTACCGTTCGACTTGCATGTGTTAGGCATGCCGCCAGCGTTCAATCTGAGCCAGGATCAAACTCTTCAATTAAAAGTTTGCGGTTGTATAAGCTACAACCAAGCCTTTTGATGAAGAGCAAACCCTGTCAAAACGTTTAAGTTTGACTTGGTTGCTTTTACATCGATTCTTTCGCCGAAACGAACTATCGACATAAGCACCCACACAAATTGCTTAATTCATTGAGTTTTTAAAGAGCATTCAGAGTGACCTCTGAATCAAGAGCGGGAGATTCTACCAGCTTCCCGTTCCCTGTCAACCTGTTTCGTTGACCTTCTCGCGGCGCCGATTGAACCGGCCTTCGTGAGAGGCGCCATTATACTGAGCGCTTCAGTTTCGTCAAGCATCTCTTTTAAATTAATTTTCAAGAGGTTCCGCTTGCCTCTGATGCCGAACCGGCCATCAAGAGTGTGCGCATTATACGCACCGTTTCTACTTCGTCAAGCACCCGATTGAACCGGGTTTCTTGCCCCCTGAAGCACCACTACCACAGCACCAGGGAGCGCGCATTATACAGGCCAACCTGCCGCTGACAAGCCCTGATTGGATATTTATTTACTTGATGATCATGCGTGCAAAACGACGCTTGCCCACCTGGACAACGACGGCCGACCCGGACGTTAACTCCAACCCCTCATCTTCCAGCCGCTCGCCATCGAGCTTGACCGCGCCCTGCTGGATCATGCGCCGCGCTTCGGAGGTGCTCGGGGTTAAACCTGCCTCTTTCAGTGCGGAGGTAATCGCCAGCGGGCCCGCCAACTCTACTTGCGGCATGTCGTCCGGCAGGACACCCTTCTGGAAGCGAGCTATAAAGGCTTCTTTGGCGGCGCGAGCGGCGACCGGATCATGGAAACGGGCCACAATTTCTTCACCGAGCTGGAATTTGGCGTCGCGGGGATTGAGTCCGTCACTCACCTGACATTTAAGACCTTCAACTTCCGACCACGGCCGGAAGCTCAGCAGTTCGAAATAACGCCACATCAAATCATCGGAGACCGACATGATTTTGCCGAACATCTCTTCCGGTGCATTGGCGATGCCGATGTAATTGGCCAGCGATTTGGACATCTTTTGTACGCCGTCCAAGCCCTCAAGAATAGGCATGGTGAGTACGACTTGAGGCTTCTGGCCGTATTGTTCCTGCAACTGCCGCCCCACCAGCAAATTAAATTTCTGGTCGGTGCCGCCTAATTCTACGTCCGCCTTGAGCGCGACCGAGTCGTAAC is part of the Gammaproteobacteria bacterium genome and encodes:
- a CDS encoding tyrosine--tRNA ligase; amino-acid sequence: MATVMEQMAVIKRGVAELLREEELAERLKSGRPLRIKAGFDPTAPDLHLGHTVLLNKLRQFQDLGHEAIFLIGDFTGMIGDPTGKSATRKPLTRDEVIDNARTYERQIFKILDPEKTLVMFNSSWMGEMSAADLIQVAAKHTVARMLERDDFDKRYSSNQPIAIHEFLYPLVQGYDSVALKADVELGGTDQKFNLLVGRQLQEQYGQKPQVVLTMPILEGLDGVQKMSKSLANYIGIANAPEEMFGKIMSVSDDLMWRYFELLSFRPWSEVEGLKCQVSDGLNPRDAKFQLGEEIVARFHDPVAARAAKEAFIARFQKGVLPDDMPQVELAGPLAITSALKEAGLTPSTSEARRMIQQGAVKLDGERLEDEGLELTSGSAVVVQVGKRRFARMIIK